The DNA region CTTTCTTTTTTATTTTGAAACATCTCTCAAAATCGATACTTTACAGAGCAATTTCTCTGATACCAGCTTTCTCTAACAGTAGCCTGGCTTGCTCTAATTTATCAGCTAAAATATTGGTCAGTGTCTCTAGCTCTTCAATTTTTTTATGGCAGCTATTCAACTCTTTTTGCTGCTTCTTTGCTTCTATTTGGCGACTGACACGAATTAAAACTTCTTGAAATCGAAAAGGCTTTGTGATGTAGTCAACACCACCTATATCAAATGCTTTGAGTTTAGAAACAACATCATCTTGGGCGCTTAGAAAAATAACTGGGATATCTTTTGTCTTGGGTAATTCTTTTAAGCGAAAACAGAGTTCGAAACCATCCATTCCAGGCATTTTTATATCGAGAAGAATGATATCTGGTTGTTCGAAAACGACAGATTTTAAAGCCATATTGCCATTAATTGCTTGGCGGACAACATAGTCTTCAGCGAGTAATACATCTGATAGTAAGTGCAAGTTTTCTGGCTTGTCATCAACAATTAAGATACTTGTTTTTTCCATCATGCAACTCCCTTTTTATGAAATTAGATTCCGAGATAATTCCAGTTGAATTGGCCTCTCGCGACAACCAAAGCTACTGACTTGGTTTTTAGGTTTAGCTAACTTCTTCTTGAATTTCAGGGCGTTATCTGGAATTTCTGCATTTTTTTTCGGGCGATCGCCAAGGATTTTCGATCTCGCGCTGGGCAAACAGTTGAATGTGTCCCTCTGGCGTTCGTTCCCACTTTGTAACTTGTCGGATCGATTGTGATTGTGTTGAAACTATGGGGGTGTGTTTGGTGAAGGATGTCATCGTGGGCGATCGCCGCCAATCAGTCCATGCATCAGCAGAAAGTAAATTATCGGGACTTGTTGGAATGCCACCTCGTCCTGATGTTGTAAAAGTATTCACCCGCGCAACATCACAACGATCCGTAATCAGATTACTCGGATCATTCAAAGTCACAGGCAGTTTGGCCACACTAGACACTGGGTCAACATCCAGAACATTCAACGTTACAACACCATCAAACTCAACGCCTAGTCGGGATGATGCTGTGATGTCACTATCTGGAGTTCGCATCTCTCGAAAGACAGCACCATAGACACCTGTTGCATTTACGGTGACCTGCCCAGCCTCGCTATTCGCAGAATTTGCGGTGATATCACTATTGTTACTGGCTAGCAAAAACCCAACATTGAACGTAATGTTCCCCCCGGTGGCATTGCCTATCGCATTGCTACTGACGAAATTCTCATTAGAGAAAAAGACAAATTCACTCAGGTCAAAATTAATATTGGCATCGTCGCCAGCAGAAGCCTCGGCCTTGATAAAACTATTGTCTGCAAATAGGCGATCGCCACTGATATTAATACTGCCAGCGCCACCACCCACGACATTACTGACCGAAATCTGTGCACCCTGTGTAATCAAGCTTTCCCCTGCATGGAAAAATACATTGCCCGCATCGCCACTACTTTCTGAAACAGAAAAAATACCACTGGGTAAAATCCCTCGATCAAAAAAGAATGAACTGTCTTGAGTATTGTCTTCAAGTTGCGTATTGATGCCTGAAATCAAGGCCTGCTCTGTTACAACAACTTCGACATTGCCACCATTCGCACCACTAAAAGTAGATGCAGAAATTTGGCTCCCATCCAGAACCCTCAAATTTTTAGCGAGTACTTTAACTCCACCACCAACATTGCTGGCATCAGAGTTACTAATAGATTGAATACTGCTAGGACGCTCGACTGAACTCTCTAGAACAACATCTCCTGTTGCGTTGACAAAAATTCTGCCGCCTTCGCCTCCAGTGCTGGTTGAAGTATTAATCTGTGCACCATTAATAATAAATAAATCCTTGGTTTCGACGATAACCAAGCCACCATCACCATCTCCACCAACATTGTTGAGAACTCTCGTGCCACTGGTCAGGCCTACAGGCTGACTGGTATCTGCACCTGACGCCACTAAGCGCACAAAATCTGAAGCCATAATACGAATCAGTCCGCCATTCCCATCCGATAATGTATCCGTTGTGACTAGGGAGTCAGAGAGATTAAAAGTCTTGGTTTCAACAATAAATGAGCCACCATTACCACTACTCCCATTTCTTGTGACTAACCCAATGAGGCTATCTTCAATGCGAACATTCTGAAAATTGAAAAAGATATCACCGCCATCTACTGCACCATCTAGAGGGGCAAATAACTGGGAATTCTCTAACAATGCAAAGTTACGACCAATAAAATTTAGGGAGCCGCCATTTAATGTATTTACAATGCTGCCGTTCGTGATCGTAATATCTCCACGGGCGATCGCCGGATTCACTAAATCACCTAATGATTTAATCGATGTCAGAGTGCGGTTAATGCCATTTGGTAGACGGACTGTACCAGCTTCTCCGACACTAACGAAAAGAATTTCTACAGGGTTCTGAGTAGATCCAAAGTTAACGTCACTTCCATTTAGCGTAATATCACCGCCATAGAGCATAAACTCTTGCGCTTCATCGAGGCTGATATTCACTTGGTTAAGAAGAATAGGGGCAGGATTTTGACCAAACTGTAGACCGATGGGAGCCGTAACTGTCAGTAAAGGAATGTGATTACTGACGGCACTAAATACCGTGTTATCTGCGAACTTAATGGCTTCAGCAGTGGAGCCAATAAATGCTCCTTGTAAATCTAGACTGGCATCTGGCCCAAAACTTAAGCCTTTTGGGTTTAGGAGATAAAAGTCACTGCCGCCCATCGCATCATTAAGGACATTTAGAGAGCCATTAATAATGCTGGCAGAATCTCCAGTGACCCGCGAAATAATTCTGTTGGCACCTTGAGCATCGAAATAAACTGATTCATTGCTGCTAATCCCAAACTCACCAAAGCTATGGAATAAATTAGCGCCATTATTACTCAAAAGGCCTTGGTCGATGATGATGCTATCTCGAGGTTCTCCTCGTATCGAATTCCGAATCAGTGTATTGGTCGTATTATTTTGATCTATGGTGATCCCAGTGATTGAAGGAGGGGAGCCAACACCGGGAGGCATGGACTGGGCGATCGCCATAGAAGAGAACCCACTGATTTGGAGACAAAGCCCTCCAAAAATAAGTGCAGCAATGGGGCAGTTGCTTTTCTCAATCCTCTGTGTTGCCATGAATGCCTCCCCCCCCAAACATCAAGTGGATTTGAGATAAACCCGACTCTTTATCCTACTGCGATAAATTTAGGTTGCCCGGTTGATACTGTTAATCCTGCGTTGGAAGGGAAATCTGCTTAAGTTCTGGGCTGGCTACGGCGCGGAGAAACCTGCCGCCAAAGTTCTCCTAGCCAAAGTACAACGGATGTACCCACAATAATTAAAAACCAATGTTGCCAAGCGAGAGGAACCGTCCGAAAGGCGCTACTGCCCCACTGCACCATCACCACCTGACCAATAAAAATGGTTGCTACGATCGCCCCAAAGGCAGGGTTTTTTCGGAGGCCAGTGAAGGCTGAAATTGTCAGACCGAAACAGCGAGCATTAAATAAATTCCAAAGTTGTAGGAAGACGAAAATTGCAAAAAAGACGGACAATTCGTAGAGATTAATCCCGCCATCGCGCATATCGTATTTCAATAATCCGATCATACAGATCAAAAAGGTCAAGCCCAGACAGGTAATTTGGGTAGCCATTTCTGAGGTGATAATAAATGCATCTGCAGAACGAGGCGATCGCTTGAGCACTTCAGGATTTGGCGGTTCGGTCGCAAGGGCAAGAGCGGCAAAGGTGTCCATAATCAGGTTGACCCAAAGCATTTGCGTCACAGTCAAAGGCAGCTCGATCCCGATGAAAGGACCGAGCAGTGCCGTCCCCAAGGCCACCACATTAATGGTGAGTTGAAACAGCAAAAATTTCTGGATATTTTCGTAGAGCGATCGCCCCCAGAGCACAGCATTTACGATGCTACTAAAGGAGTCATCCAGCAAAATAATGTCACTTGCTTCCTTGGCGATCGCCGTGCCGCTACCCATCGCTAAACCCACTTGAGCTTGTTTAAGTGCAGCTGCATCATTTGTGCCATCTCCCGTGACGCCGACCACAGCTCCAGTTTTCTGTAAAAGTTGTACCAACCGCAATTTATCGAGGGGGCAAGCTCGCGACAAAATCCGCAAAGATTGCACCGCTTCAAAAGCTGCTTTGTCATCGAGAGCGGCAAATTGAGGCCCTGTTAAATGTTGGGGGTGGCGGGGATCGATATCTTCTGTGAGTAAGCCAATCTGACGACCAATTTCTTTTGCCGTTTGAGGACTATCTCCGGTGACAATTTTGACTTGAATCCCTGCTTCCATACAAGCTTGAATCGCTTGGGGGACATCATCTCTGAGCGGATCGACGATAGCAAAAAAGCCTAGCCAGACTAAATGTTGCTCAATCTCGGTAATTTTAAAATCACTCAGATCACCGAGAGGACGATAAGCAAAGCCAAGGGTTCGCATCCCCCGCTGCTGGAAATCTTGTAGTTTGCGGATAATCTTTGCCCGCTCGGTCAGAGGTTTAATGCCAGTGGACGTCAGCATATAATCACACCGCTGCAATACAATTTCAGGTGCGCCTTTTAGATATAAAACCTCTTCTTTGA from [Leptolyngbya] sp. PCC 7376 includes:
- a CDS encoding filamentous hemagglutinin N-terminal domain-containing protein — encoded protein: MATQRIEKSNCPIAALIFGGLCLQISGFSSMAIAQSMPPGVGSPPSITGITIDQNNTTNTLIRNSIRGEPRDSIIIDQGLLSNNGANLFHSFGEFGISSNESVYFDAQGANRIISRVTGDSASIINGSLNVLNDAMGGSDFYLLNPKGLSFGPDASLDLQGAFIGSTAEAIKFADNTVFSAVSNHIPLLTVTAPIGLQFGQNPAPILLNQVNISLDEAQEFMLYGGDITLNGSDVNFGSTQNPVEILFVSVGEAGTVRLPNGINRTLTSIKSLGDLVNPAIARGDITITNGSIVNTLNGGSLNFIGRNFALLENSQLFAPLDGAVDGGDIFFNFQNVRIEDSLIGLVTRNGSSGNGGSFIVETKTFNLSDSLVTTDTLSDGNGGLIRIMASDFVRLVASGADTSQPVGLTSGTRVLNNVGGDGDGGLVIVETKDLFIINGAQINTSTSTGGEGGRIFVNATGDVVLESSVERPSSIQSISNSDASNVGGGVKVLAKNLRVLDGSQISASTFSGANGGNVEVVVTEQALISGINTQLEDNTQDSSFFFDRGILPSGIFSVSESSGDAGNVFFHAGESLITQGAQISVSNVVGGGAGSINISGDRLFADNSFIKAEASAGDDANINFDLSEFVFFSNENFVSSNAIGNATGGNITFNVGFLLASNNSDITANSANSEAGQVTVNATGVYGAVFREMRTPDSDITASSRLGVEFDGVVTLNVLDVDPVSSVAKLPVTLNDPSNLITDRCDVARVNTFTTSGRGGIPTSPDNLLSADAWTDWRRSPTMTSFTKHTPIVSTQSQSIRQVTKWERTPEGHIQLFAQREIENPWRSPEKKCRNSR
- a CDS encoding response regulator; this translates as MMEKTSILIVDDKPENLHLLSDVLLAEDYVVRQAINGNMALKSVVFEQPDIILLDIKMPGMDGFELCFRLKELPKTKDIPVIFLSAQDDVVSKLKAFDIGGVDYITKPFRFQEVLIRVSRQIEAKKQQKELNSCHKKIEELETLTNILADKLEQARLLLEKAGIREIAL